A section of the Pedobacter sp. HDW13 genome encodes:
- a CDS encoding glycerophosphodiester phosphodiesterase family protein — protein MKIFVSLSGLVLVGALSVWQIKMPDQLGQYPAFSAEAHRGGRGLMPENTIPAMLFTLKNYSVTTLEMDTHITKDGEVVVTHDDYLSPAFILLPNGNEIPKADAKKYAVYQLNYDNLKSFIVGAKPYAAFPQQQQVKSYIPRLGDLIDSVQHCIKSNHKKQCFYDIEIKSTVKGDDVLHPKPEKFAELVLAVIKRKGILNYTIIQSFDKRALQFIHQKYPEVRLNYLVNNNKSYEEHIEELGFKPFIIGSSYKDFNPEIIGKAHADGVKVLTATVNTKVEIERLKALKIDGIMTDYPNLF, from the coding sequence ATGAAAATCTTCGTATCGCTATCTGGTTTGGTTTTGGTGGGGGCGCTATCGGTTTGGCAAATTAAAATGCCTGACCAATTGGGCCAATATCCTGCGTTTAGTGCAGAGGCGCATCGGGGTGGCAGGGGATTAATGCCCGAAAATACCATTCCGGCTATGCTCTTTACGTTAAAGAACTACTCGGTAACTACCTTGGAAATGGATACCCACATTACCAAAGATGGCGAAGTGGTGGTAACACACGACGATTATTTGAGCCCGGCTTTTATACTGTTGCCCAACGGCAATGAAATACCGAAAGCAGATGCAAAGAAATACGCGGTTTATCAACTCAATTACGATAACCTTAAAAGCTTTATTGTGGGAGCAAAACCTTATGCCGCATTTCCACAACAGCAGCAGGTTAAAAGTTATATTCCACGATTGGGCGATTTGATCGATTCTGTTCAGCACTGTATAAAGAGCAACCACAAAAAACAATGTTTTTACGATATTGAAATTAAATCGACCGTAAAAGGAGATGATGTGCTACACCCAAAACCCGAAAAATTCGCCGAGTTGGTGTTGGCGGTGATTAAAAGAAAAGGGATATTGAATTATACCATTATCCAGTCTTTTGATAAGCGGGCATTACAGTTTATCCATCAAAAATACCCTGAGGTAAGGCTAAACTATTTGGTTAACAACAATAAAAGTTACGAAGAGCATATTGAAGAACTGGGTTTTAAGCCCTTTATCATCGGGTCATCTTACAAAGATTTTAATCCCGAAATAATTGGTAAGGCACATGCAGATGGGGTAAAAGTTTTAACGGCTACGGTTAATACCAAAGTTGAAATAGAACGGTTAAAAGCTTTAAAAATAGATGGAATAATGACCGATTATCCGAACCTTTTTTGA
- a CDS encoding DUF5689 domain-containing protein yields the protein MKRILSYSFILFAVLAFAACKKTKYPAGTVGPYIPMLDLRSLYKGSDLTLSADNMFGSTKISGVVVSDHSGGNMPAGYLVLQDKKRLSKLRGITVNIGADAAKYVPGDSIAVDINGCILTRESGVLQVKNVVPANITKLASGVTIAPNRVPSSYILANPEAYESTLVAIVKGGFDPVPAPTDTFSGDRLVNDGFDNITLHTEPTAAFASKTLPFLANFYGIIFNKAGADGKLIPQHRLRTASDVVVLSSTVSIPAMIISGWIADPKGTDANNEYIQFLATRDIDFSVTPFSVVTTNNAGASTPAINPTNGWALGDLRTYKFNLTSGKAAKGTYFYVGGAKKLINSAVAGVNSTSIASSNWIRSFDYSTIAGDGFGTKTTNLLANSGNAYGVAVFEGTTVTEASTPIDALFVGSGGLLYSAGPPAIGYRIANNDIYDIVNPITLAAQPFYRQGTNTINFTYTTPSDAGYYYKFGGVYSVTLGKWVKARTQTNILLTLTSTLAEIEGVFPAPTTDNPLGVPATQIK from the coding sequence ATGAAAAGAATTTTAAGCTATAGTTTTATTTTGTTTGCAGTGCTTGCATTTGCTGCTTGCAAAAAAACTAAATATCCGGCAGGAACGGTAGGTCCCTACATTCCAATGTTAGATTTGCGAAGTTTATACAAAGGAAGTGATCTTACCTTATCGGCCGATAATATGTTTGGTTCGACCAAAATTAGTGGAGTGGTAGTCTCTGATCATTCCGGAGGAAACATGCCTGCTGGTTATTTGGTGCTTCAAGATAAAAAGAGATTATCGAAATTACGCGGTATTACAGTTAATATAGGTGCTGATGCAGCAAAATATGTACCGGGCGATTCGATTGCAGTAGATATTAACGGCTGTATTTTAACACGCGAAAGCGGTGTGCTACAAGTTAAGAATGTAGTACCTGCCAATATTACTAAATTAGCCAGTGGAGTAACCATTGCACCTAACCGCGTACCGAGTAGTTATATTTTGGCCAATCCAGAAGCATATGAAAGTACTTTGGTTGCCATTGTAAAAGGAGGTTTTGATCCTGTGCCAGCACCAACGGATACTTTTTCGGGCGATAGATTGGTAAACGATGGTTTTGATAACATCACACTTCATACTGAGCCGACAGCAGCTTTTGCAAGTAAAACCTTGCCATTTTTAGCTAATTTTTACGGTATTATCTTTAATAAAGCAGGTGCTGACGGGAAGTTAATTCCTCAACATAGATTGCGTACCGCATCTGATGTAGTGGTTTTAAGTAGTACTGTTAGTATTCCGGCAATGATAATAAGTGGCTGGATTGCCGATCCAAAAGGTACAGATGCGAATAACGAGTATATCCAATTTTTGGCTACCCGCGATATCGACTTTTCGGTAACACCGTTTTCTGTGGTAACTACAAACAATGCAGGTGCATCTACACCCGCAATTAATCCAACAAATGGATGGGCTTTGGGCGATTTAAGAACCTATAAGTTTAACTTAACTTCAGGTAAAGCAGCAAAGGGAACCTATTTTTATGTTGGTGGAGCCAAGAAATTAATTAATTCGGCAGTTGCTGGTGTTAATTCTACCAGTATAGCTTCTTCAAACTGGATTAGATCATTTGATTATTCAACTATTGCAGGCGATGGATTTGGAACCAAAACCACCAATTTGCTGGCGAACAGTGGGAATGCTTACGGTGTAGCAGTATTCGAAGGAACAACGGTAACCGAAGCAAGTACGCCAATTGATGCTTTATTTGTAGGGTCAGGCGGTTTACTTTATTCTGCGGGTCCTCCGGCAATAGGCTATCGCATTGCGAACAACGATATTTACGATATTGTAAATCCGATAACCCTGGCAGCTCAGCCTTTCTACCGTCAAGGAACAAATACCATCAACTTTACGTATACAACACCTTCAGATGCAGGTTATTATTATAAGTTTGGCGGTGTGTACAGTGTAACTTTAGGTAAATGGGTTAAAGCCAGAACACAAACGAATATTTTGTTAACGCTAACATCAACTCTTGCCGAAATAGAAGGTGTTTTTCCAGCCCCAACTACTGATAATCCATTAGGTGTGCCGGCAACACAGATAAAATAA
- a CDS encoding SusD/RagB family nutrient-binding outer membrane lipoprotein, with amino-acid sequence MKKRLYTFIGMVAISMMVLPACKKDFTEINTDPNNSPTSTPAQLLAPALVNTVTANMVRNRNFNNELMQVTVSLSDADAQVFRYEYRRTYADYLWNNWYVQLTNFKDIYTKAGEPLTANKSYQGIALICQAWIYSMITDAYGDAPYSESNQAKNGITEPKFDTQKDIYLDLFKKLEEANTLLATGPAVLASSDPVYSGNVSKWRKFGNSLYLRMLLRLSGKAEVSSDMIAKIKEMVDTKASTYPKMTSNDDSAILRWVGTGPYTNPYVTNVRTQDFTAPSIGSFFIDHLRDWQHPCLDITKYGKGGVNRWGIAQGSNGFVGVPGGYLPGAGIAKQAYFYSSASTVSSALVTNLQVEPLDGMIMTYGELNFILSEAALKGFITTGTADNYYKTGILSTITTWLPIWPNLTATTTPTTPATITDAAFLTYLTDADIVWSPAGSVDDHMEQIHLQKYYTLFLEDLQQWVEFRRTGHPVLPKGAGLKNGGIMPARLTYPVYVQSANPTNYKKAVEVQGADEIYTQVWWQKP; translated from the coding sequence ATGAAAAAGAGATTATATACATTTATCGGTATGGTAGCCATTAGTATGATGGTATTACCCGCTTGTAAAAAAGATTTCACCGAAATCAATACAGATCCAAACAATTCGCCAACAAGTACACCGGCACAATTGCTGGCACCCGCTTTAGTCAACACAGTAACGGCAAATATGGTTCGTAACCGTAACTTTAATAACGAATTAATGCAGGTTACCGTATCGCTAAGCGATGCAGATGCGCAAGTATTCCGGTACGAATACAGAAGAACCTACGCAGATTATTTATGGAATAACTGGTATGTTCAATTAACTAATTTTAAAGATATTTATACAAAAGCAGGCGAACCTTTAACCGCAAATAAATCGTATCAAGGTATTGCTTTAATCTGCCAGGCATGGATTTATTCAATGATAACCGATGCCTATGGTGATGCACCTTACTCTGAATCTAATCAGGCAAAAAACGGTATTACGGAACCGAAATTTGATACTCAAAAGGATATTTATCTCGATTTGTTTAAAAAACTGGAAGAAGCTAATACTTTATTGGCAACAGGTCCGGCTGTTTTAGCATCGAGTGATCCTGTTTATTCAGGAAACGTTTCTAAATGGAGAAAATTTGGTAATTCTTTGTATTTGAGAATGTTGTTGCGTTTGTCGGGTAAGGCAGAAGTGTCTTCGGATATGATTGCAAAGATTAAAGAGATGGTTGATACCAAAGCCTCTACATATCCTAAAATGACGAGTAACGACGATTCGGCAATTTTAAGATGGGTGGGAACAGGCCCTTATACCAATCCATATGTAACCAACGTACGTACGCAGGATTTTACCGCACCTTCAATTGGTTCATTCTTTATCGATCACTTAAGAGACTGGCAACATCCGTGTTTAGATATTACCAAATATGGTAAAGGCGGAGTAAACAGATGGGGAATAGCACAAGGTTCGAATGGTTTTGTTGGTGTACCTGGCGGTTACCTTCCAGGAGCAGGTATAGCAAAGCAAGCCTATTTTTATTCAAGTGCATCTACTGTAAGCAGTGCATTGGTTACAAATCTTCAGGTAGAGCCTTTAGATGGTATGATTATGACCTATGGAGAGTTAAACTTTATTCTGTCAGAAGCTGCATTAAAAGGCTTCATTACCACTGGAACAGCTGATAATTATTATAAAACAGGTATTTTAAGTACAATTACTACATGGTTGCCAATTTGGCCTAACCTAACGGCTACTACCACACCAACTACGCCAGCAACCATTACTGATGCTGCATTTTTAACCTATTTAACTGATGCAGATATCGTTTGGTCGCCAGCAGGTTCGGTTGATGATCATATGGAGCAAATCCATTTGCAAAAATACTACACGTTGTTTTTGGAAGATTTGCAACAATGGGTTGAATTCCGTCGTACGGGTCATCCGGTTTTACCAAAAGGAGCTGGTTTAAAAAATGGAGGTATTATGCCAGCCCGTTTAACCTATCCGGTTTACGTTCAATCAGCTAATCCTACAAACTATAAAAAAGCAGTAGAGGTTCAGGGAGCGGATGAGATTTATACACAAGTTTGGTGGCAAAAACCTTAA
- a CDS encoding calcineurin-like phosphoesterase family protein: MNRRSFIQKGGLLATTLFVSLKSHSFSFLAGDKKITGKITSKGKGVANVVVSDGYNVVQTDKSGVYNFEVHELARFIWISTPAGYEFTTDSFLAKYYEKPGAKAELNFELKKMKVDDSRHNFIVWADPQVKSKKDVAQMMATSVPDTKKAIKAMGNIPVHGITVGDIVWDNHELFADYNQAVVEMGIPFFQCLGNHDMDYRMGDDETSDHTFQAHYGPTYYSFNRGKAHYVVLDDVRYLGVERTYDGFISQTQLDWLAKDLMFVPKDALLIINTHIPIHNSVKNNSDFYALLKEFKNVHIMSGHTHFNKNVIKDGIFEHNHGTVCGGWWTGPICGDGTPRGYGIYEVSGTDLKWYYKSTEQDRKVQVSIDVETLTNQKRLIANVWNYDPEWKVEYFLDGKPMGALVQQDGFDPLAVKLYQGDKLPNPRPFVEPIATDHLFMAHFGPEVKNVKVVATDRFGEKFEAEFKG; this comes from the coding sequence ATGAACAGAAGGTCTTTTATACAAAAAGGTGGATTATTGGCTACAACTTTATTTGTGAGCTTAAAAAGCCATTCATTTTCTTTTTTAGCAGGCGATAAGAAAATTACAGGTAAAATTACCAGTAAAGGCAAAGGGGTTGCAAATGTTGTCGTATCTGATGGATACAATGTGGTACAAACTGATAAAAGCGGTGTGTACAATTTCGAAGTGCACGAACTTGCGCGCTTTATCTGGATTAGTACACCTGCAGGTTACGAATTTACAACCGATAGCTTTCTGGCTAAATATTATGAAAAACCAGGAGCCAAAGCTGAACTGAATTTCGAACTGAAAAAAATGAAGGTTGATGACAGCAGACACAATTTTATCGTTTGGGCCGATCCACAGGTAAAAAGCAAAAAAGATGTTGCTCAAATGATGGCAACTTCAGTACCTGATACCAAAAAGGCTATAAAAGCGATGGGTAATATCCCTGTGCACGGCATTACGGTAGGCGATATCGTTTGGGATAACCACGAACTGTTTGCTGATTATAACCAGGCCGTGGTTGAGATGGGTATTCCTTTTTTTCAGTGCCTTGGTAATCACGATATGGATTACCGTATGGGTGACGATGAAACTTCTGACCACACTTTTCAAGCGCATTACGGGCCGACCTACTATTCGTTTAACCGTGGTAAGGCACACTATGTAGTTTTAGATGATGTGCGTTATCTGGGTGTAGAGCGTACCTACGATGGTTTTATTTCACAAACCCAGTTAGATTGGCTGGCCAAAGATTTAATGTTTGTGCCTAAGGATGCCTTGTTAATTATCAATACGCATATTCCCATCCATAATTCGGTAAAGAATAACAGTGATTTTTATGCCTTACTTAAGGAATTTAAAAATGTACACATCATGTCTGGCCATACCCATTTTAATAAAAATGTAATTAAGGATGGTATTTTTGAGCATAACCACGGTACGGTTTGTGGCGGTTGGTGGACGGGCCCGATTTGTGGAGACGGAACACCACGTGGATACGGTATCTACGAGGTAAGTGGCACAGATTTAAAGTGGTATTATAAATCAACGGAACAGGATCGCAAAGTACAGGTAAGCATTGATGTAGAAACCTTAACCAACCAGAAAAGATTGATTGCAAACGTTTGGAATTACGATCCCGAATGGAAGGTTGAATACTTTTTGGATGGGAAACCAATGGGAGCATTAGTACAGCAGGATGGCTTTGACCCCTTGGCAGTTAAATTGTATCAGGGAGATAAACTACCTAACCCACGTCCGTTTGTAGAGCCAATTGCAACAGATCATTTATTTATGGCGCATTTCGGCCCTGAGGTTAAAAACGTGAAAGTGGTGGCTACTGATCGTTTTGGTGAGAAATTTGAAGCTGAATTTAAAGGATAG
- a CDS encoding GDSL-type esterase/lipase family protein — translation MKTFLNRLLVFTFALILLNFKPVQAQVVKWDSTYRPGKYVELVAKFKADPKSKKDFVFLGNSITAGTDWAKLLDLPQAKNRGISGDITFGVLERLQDVIDGKPAKVFILIGINDISRNIPDSVILRNYKSIISRIRKGSKKTHIYFNTLLPVNSSFEKFRNHYGKDEHILWLNDQIRQFAAKNVTVIDLYPNFTDQDKHLRAELTKDGLHLIPAGYQVWADFLKKSGYLTER, via the coding sequence ATGAAAACATTTTTAAACAGGTTACTGGTTTTTACTTTTGCGCTCATACTGTTAAATTTTAAGCCGGTACAGGCCCAGGTAGTAAAATGGGATAGCACTTATCGTCCGGGTAAATATGTAGAGCTGGTTGCAAAATTTAAAGCTGATCCGAAATCGAAAAAGGATTTTGTTTTTCTGGGCAACAGCATTACCGCTGGTACCGATTGGGCTAAATTATTAGATCTGCCACAGGCTAAAAACAGGGGTATTTCAGGCGATATTACCTTTGGGGTACTGGAACGTTTGCAGGATGTAATTGATGGCAAACCTGCTAAAGTTTTCATCCTGATTGGTATTAACGATATTTCGCGGAATATTCCGGATAGTGTGATTTTAAGGAATTATAAAAGCATCATCAGCAGAATAAGAAAGGGATCGAAGAAAACCCACATCTATTTCAACACCCTTTTACCTGTAAACAGTTCTTTCGAAAAATTTAGAAATCATTATGGTAAAGACGAGCATATTTTGTGGCTGAATGATCAGATCAGGCAATTTGCGGCAAAAAACGTAACCGTTATCGATCTCTATCCGAACTTTACCGATCAGGATAAACATTTAAGAGCCGAGCTCACTAAAGATGGCTTGCACCTTATTCCTGCAGGCTATCAGGTATGGGCAGATTTTCTTAAAAAGAGTGGTTATTTAACTGAACGTTAA
- a CDS encoding glycerophosphodiester phosphodiesterase family protein, whose protein sequence is MKLNVSAVFIAVSLFGGSVFAQKTAEFPKFSAEAHRGGRGLMPENTIAAMLNAMKIEGITTLEMDTHISKDGKVVVTHDDYLSPAFMLTPEGKEIPESDVRKYQIFGMNYDEIKKFDIGSKYYALFPQQKKEKTQLPLLGDLIDAVQRDIKANKRRQFFYNIETKCSEKGDGVTNPDPETFVKLLMEVINNKKITPFVVIQSFDKRTIQLIHQKYPAVKTSFLVANKKTYEENIADLGFKPFILSPVWQMVTEELVTKAHADGVKIIPWTANTLADVQKLKALNVDGIISDYPDILVQAK, encoded by the coding sequence ATGAAATTAAATGTATCAGCCGTATTTATTGCGGTATCTTTATTCGGAGGCAGCGTGTTTGCCCAAAAAACAGCAGAGTTCCCTAAATTCAGTGCAGAAGCACATCGTGGTGGTCGTGGTTTAATGCCTGAAAATACCATTGCTGCCATGCTTAATGCAATGAAGATAGAAGGGATAACTACTTTGGAAATGGATACCCACATTTCTAAAGATGGCAAGGTAGTAGTTACGCACGATGATTATTTAAGTCCTGCATTTATGCTTACTCCCGAAGGAAAAGAAATTCCGGAATCGGACGTACGTAAATACCAGATTTTTGGAATGAATTACGATGAAATTAAGAAATTCGACATTGGGAGCAAATATTATGCGCTTTTTCCACAACAGAAAAAGGAAAAAACACAGCTGCCTTTGCTAGGCGATTTAATTGATGCGGTTCAACGCGATATTAAAGCCAATAAACGTAGACAGTTTTTTTACAACATCGAAACCAAATGCAGCGAAAAGGGTGATGGCGTAACCAATCCCGATCCCGAAACTTTTGTTAAACTTTTAATGGAAGTAATTAACAATAAGAAAATTACTCCATTTGTGGTTATCCAATCGTTTGATAAGCGAACAATTCAGTTGATTCATCAAAAGTACCCGGCCGTTAAAACTTCTTTCCTTGTGGCCAATAAAAAAACTTATGAAGAAAATATTGCCGATTTAGGCTTTAAGCCATTTATTTTAAGTCCGGTGTGGCAAATGGTTACCGAAGAGTTGGTAACAAAGGCGCATGCCGATGGAGTTAAAATTATTCCGTGGACAGCCAATACCCTGGCCGATGTTCAGAAGTTGAAAGCCTTGAATGTAGATGGTATTATTTCTGATTATCCAGATATTTTAGTGCAGGCAAAGTAG
- the bioD gene encoding dethiobiotin synthase, whose protein sequence is MNFNLMAKYFITGIGTGIGKTLISAIVTEKLKADYWKPIQSGDLDTSDSLTIGSLISNTKTVIHSESYRLTQPLSPHLSAKLDGIEIDLNQINIPVTANNLIIEGAGGLMVPLNETELIIDLIKKLDVEVILVSQNYLGSINHTLLSLDLLKQYHIPVKGIIFNGDENAETERYILQYSQAKKLGYVPQLSQIDREQIVLAGEYISL, encoded by the coding sequence ATGAATTTCAACTTAATGGCTAAATATTTTATTACCGGCATTGGCACCGGCATTGGCAAAACACTGATTAGTGCAATAGTAACCGAAAAACTCAAGGCCGATTACTGGAAACCAATCCAATCGGGCGATCTTGATACCAGCGACAGCCTAACCATTGGCAGCTTAATTTCAAATACTAAAACTGTCATCCATTCTGAAAGCTACCGTTTAACTCAGCCCTTGTCGCCGCATTTATCGGCCAAACTGGATGGAATTGAAATTGACCTTAATCAGATTAACATACCCGTAACAGCAAATAACCTGATTATTGAAGGCGCTGGTGGTTTAATGGTTCCGTTAAACGAAACCGAACTGATTATCGATTTAATCAAAAAACTAGACGTTGAAGTAATACTGGTTTCGCAAAACTACCTGGGCAGCATTAACCACACTTTACTATCGCTCGATCTGCTCAAACAATATCATATTCCGGTTAAAGGAATCATTTTTAACGGTGATGAGAATGCGGAAACTGAAAGATACATTCTGCAGTATAGTCAGGCAAAAAAGCTGGGCTATGTACCACAATTAAGCCAGATTGATCGGGAGCAAATCGTATTAGCTGGCGAATATATTTCACTTTAA